In Miscanthus floridulus cultivar M001 chromosome 5, ASM1932011v1, whole genome shotgun sequence, one genomic interval encodes:
- the LOC136454796 gene encoding L10-interacting MYB domain-containing protein-like produces the protein MADWTDENVRIVCELFAEQVEIGNRSSTHLNKAGFTNVIQKFKQRTGILYTRKQFKNKWDKLKVEYGIWKQLVDRQTGIGWDESGKNIDMPEEWWKKMANVSSNKFACLQNEDNLSIMFEDLRNTGDDHWGPSSGVAPSQAIPLDDDDENEGENEDDSDPDEVTPSARPKRGKSQGNAKGKKTKTSGGQWFQEQMGKLVEMNERTTASCESIARGEDKSGSTIQEVMALVKGCSAKPGSNEHFIATVVFTKKAEREMFMTLDTPEERFDWLQKKHEWMTRNDVSNKSETADNDMDDSGSDEDDDDCKIKALRVLQSAQNNIFLYCTSSQQVLFDIPS, from the exons ATGGCTGACTGGACGGATGAAAATGTTAGGATAGTTTGTGAGCTTTTTGCCGAACAAGTGGAGATTGGAAATCGTTCAAGTACTCATTTGAACAAAGCTGGTTTCACAAATGTGATCCAAAAGTTCAAACAGAGGACAGGAATTCTGTACACAAGAAAGCAGTTTAAAAATAAATGGGACAAATTGAAAGTTGAGTATGGTATTTGGAAGCAATTGGTTGATAGGCAGACTGGTATTGGATGGGATGAAAGTGGCAAGAATATTGACATGCCTGAGGAATGGTGGAAGAAGATGGCAAATGTAAGTTCAAATAAATTTGCAT GCCTTCAAAATGAGGACAACCTGAGCATAATGTTTGAAGACCTTCGTAACACGGGTGACGACCATTGGGGTCCCTCTAGCGGTGTAGCACCATCACAGGCTATACctttggatgatgatgatgaaaatgagggCGAGAATGAAGATGACAGTGACCCTGATGAAGTAACACCAAGTGCCAGACCCAAAAGAGGTAAATCTCAAGGTAATGCAAAGGGGAAGAAAACAAAGACTAGTGGTGGCCAGTGGTTTCAGGAACAAATGGGCAAACTTGTTGAGATGAATGAAAGAACAACCGCATCTTGTGAGTCTATTGCTAGGGGAGAGGACAAATCTGGTTCAACCATCCAGGAGGTCATGGCATTAGTGAAGGGTTGCAGTGCTAAGCCAGGTTCAAATGAGCATTTTATTGCCACTGTAGTCTTCACCAAGAAGGCTGAACGGGAGATGTTTATGACATTAGACACTCCAGAGGAAAGATTTGATTGGTTGCAGAAAAAGCATGAGTGGATGACTAGAAATGATGTGTCCAATAA ATCTGAAACTGCAGATAATGATATGGATGACAGTGGgagtgatgaggatgatgatgactgcAAAATAAAGGCTTTGAGAGTGTTGCAGTCTGctcaaaacaatatttttctgtACTGTACTTCTTCTCAGCAAGTATTATTTGACATACCTTCATAA